DNA from Pseudomonas putida:
CGAAATCGAGCAGGCCGACGAAGACGAATGCCAGCACGTAGGCCGGGATGGCGAAGGGCAGCATCAGCGCCCAGTCCAGCCAGCGCCTACCGGGAAACTGGCAAAGGCTGGTCAGCCAGGCCAGGCTCACGCCCAGTAACGTCACGCCCGCCCCCACCCCCAGCACCAGCGTGAGCGTGTTGCCCAGCAAGCGGCTCATCTGGGTGTCGAGCAGGTGCGACCAGATCTGCATGTCGACCGACTGCCAGGACAGCACCAGGACGCTCAGGGGCAACAGCACCAAGGCGGCGACAAGAAAGACCGGGAGGTACCAGCGGCGTTGGGGGGTGTGGGGCAAGGCGAACGTCTCTGTGCTGATGGCGACCGCTGCGCGGTCATTCGCGGGTAAACCCGCCCCCACAGGGTTCGCAGCGGTGTTCCTGTGGGAGCGGGTTCACCCGCGAAAGGGCCTTGCAGGCCCTGAAGGATAAAGTCTGGGGCTTAGTTCCAGCCAGCCCGGTCCATCAAGCGAATGGCTTCGGCCTGGCGCTTGCCGGCCACTTCCACCGGGATGCTGTCGGCCTTGAAACTACCCCAGGCCGCGACTTCGTCGGAAGGCTTGACCTTCGGGTTGGCCGGGAACTCCTGGTTGATATCGGCGAACAGCTTCTGCGCCTCGACGCCAGTCATCCATTCGACCAGCTTCTTCGCCGCCTCCGGGTGCGGCGCGTGCTTGGTCAGGCCGATGCCCGACAGGTTGACGTGCACGCCACGGTCACCCTGGTTGGGCCAGAACAGCTTGACCGGCAGGTTGGGCTTTTCCTTGTGCAGGCGACCGTAATAGTAAGTGTTGACGATGCCCACATCACACTGGCCGGCCTCGATGGCCTGGAGCACGGCAGTGTCGTCGGAGAACACATCGGTGGACAGGTTGTTGACCCAACCCTTGATGATCTCCTCGGTCTTGGCCTCACCGTGGTTCTCGATCAGGGTGGCAGTGAGCGACTGGTTGTAGACCTTCTTGGCCGTGCGCAGGCACAGACGGCCTTCCCATTGCTTCTCGGCCAGGGCTTCGTAGGTGGTCAGTTCGTGGGGTTTGACCCGTTCGGTGGAATAGGCAATGGTACGCGCGCGCAGGCTCAGGCCTGTCCAGTCGTGGGACGAGGCGCGGTACTGGGAAGGGATGTTCTGGTCGATGACGTCCGACTTGATCGGTTGCAGGATGCCCATCTGCTCAGCCTGCCAGAGGTTGCCGGCATCGACGGTGAGTAGCAGGTCCGCCACGCCGTTCTCACCCTCGGCCTTGATGCGCTGCATCAGCGGGGCTTCCTTGTCGGTGATGAACTTGATCTTGACGCCGGTCTTGGCGGTGTAGGCATCGAATACCGGCTTGATCAACTCGTCGATGCGCGAGGAGTACACCACCACTTCATCCGCCGCCTGGGCGGTACCGCCAAACAGGGTCAGGGCCAGGGCGGCCAATAGGGGCTTGCGTGGCAACATCGGGGTCTTCCTCGCTGAGTTGAAAGGTGCAAATGGTAGTGAATCCCATTTTCCACCTCACCTGTGCAGACGTTACCGAATGTTGCCAGGGTCGTGATGTGCCCTCAGGCCTTGGCCAACTCCGGTAGATCCCCGGACAACCCCAGCGCCTGACGCACGAACAACGCCTTGGCCTCAGGCATCTGCTCCACCAGCTTCAGCCCGCTGTTGCGCAACCAGCGCAACGGCAGTGGATTAGCCTGGAACAAGCGCTCGAAGCCCTCCATCGCCGCCATCAACGCCAGGTTATGCGGCATGCGTCGACGCTCGAAGCGGCTCAACACCTTCACATCGGCCAGCCGTTCACCACGCTCACAGGCACGCTCCAGCTCCTCGGCCAGCACGGCGGCATCCAGAAAGCCCAGATTCACGCCCTGCCCGGCGAGCGGGTGGATGGTGTGTGCGGCATCCCCGATCAGCGCCAGCCCCTCGTCCACATAACGCTTGGCATGGCGCTGGCGCAGCGGCACGCAAACCCGCGGGTCGGCACTCAACACTTCACCTAGGCGCCCCTCGAAGGCACGGCCGAGCGCCTCGCAGAAGGCTGGATCGTCCAGGGCCATGAGCTTCTCGGCCTGCTCAGGCGTGGTCGACCAGACGATCGAGCACCAGGCCTGCTCGTCATCCTGCGACAGCGGCAGGAATGCCAGCGGCCCTTCGTCGGTGAAGCGCTGCCAGGCCGTGGCCCGGTGCGCCTCGCTGCAGCGCACGCTGGTGACGATGGCGTGGTGCAGGTAATCCCACTCACGGGTCGCACAACCGGTCAGCTTGCGTACCGCGGAGTTGGCGCCATCGGCGGCCACCACCAGCGGCGCACGCAGGGTCCGGCCATCGGCCAGAGTCAGTAGCCATTCATCGCCGGAGCGGCGCATCTGCTCCAGGCGAGCATTGGGCAGCAGGCCGACGTCACTGTCGTGCAGGCGCTCCAGCAGACCATCCTGCACTACCCGGTTTTCGACGATATGGCCGAGCACCTGGGCATGCACGCTGGCTGCCGAGAAGTGGATCTGCCCCGTACCGCTGCCATCCCAGACGTGCACGTCCGAGTATGGCGAAACACGCCGCGCGGCGATGCCCTCCCAGGCGCCCAGGCGCTCGAGGATGCGCTGGCTGGCCGCCGACAGGGCACTGACCCTGGGCTCGAACGCCCCCTGGGCATCGAAGGGTCTGACCGACAGCGGGCTGCCATCGAGCAGAAGAATTTCCAGGCCGCTGTGGCGCAAGGCCAACGCCAGGGCGCTGCCGACCATACCGGCACCGACAATCAATAGATCTGCGCGCATTTCCATGCCTTACGCCTGCCTCGCTTGCGGCTTGAGCCGCACATAAAGGGTTTTATCGACCCGCGCCACCAGCTCGCCGGCACCGTCGCGGATATCGACCTGCAAACGAGGCAGGTACTTCTTGCCGCTGGCGGTCTGCTGGCGAATGTCCTCCAACAACGCGTCATCGACATGGAACTCGGCGAACACCGGGCCTTTGCCGGGTGCGATGAAGTCGATGCTGGCGGCCTTGTCCCAGACGATGTACTCACGCCCGAGGCGCTCGATCAGCAACAACATGTAGAAAGGATCGACCATCGAATAGAGACTGCCGCCGAACTGGGTGCCGACATAGTTGCGGTTCCAGCGGGTGAGCTTCATGCGCACCCGGATGCTGCGCATGTCCGGGCTGATGTGCTGCACGCGGATACCGGCGCCCACGTAGGGCGGGTAAAGGTTGAGCAACCACCGCAGCATGCGGGCCTTGCGGGCGAGCCTGCGCGAATCGCTCATGCGCGGCCTCGCGGATCGGGACGTGTGCCCAGCCCCATGGCCTGACGGGCAAACCAGCGCTTGGCCGGCGGCAGCAGGTCCAGGCCGAGCAGCCCGAGGTTACGACTGGCCGCCAGCAAGGGCTGGCTGCTGCCGAACAAACGGGTGACCTGATCGGAGAAGCCAATGGTCATGGCCTGGTCCAACTGCTGGCGCTGATGGTAGGCCTGCAACGTGGCCAGATCACCAAGCGGCTGCGGCCCGGCCAGCAAGGCCTCGGCCAGCGACTGCACGTCACGCAGCGACAGGTTGAAGCCCTGCCCTGCGATCGGATGCAGGCTGTGGGCCGCGTTACCCAACACCACCAGATGCGGGCGCACCTGCTCCTGGGCTTCGATCAACGCAAGCGGATACAGATGGCGCCCCCCCACCTGGCGCAGGGCGCCCAGGCGGTAGCCGAACACGCCCTGCAGTTCACGCAGGAAGCTGCGCTCGTCGATCTCGGCCAGACGCTGGGCGTCCATCCCCTGCCGGGTCCAGACCAGCGCACAACGGTTCTCCGGCAGCGGCAGCAAGGCCATCGGTCCCTGCTCGGTGAAACGCTCGAAGGCCTGGCCGCGGTGGGCTTCACCCGGGGTGATGTTGGCGATCAGTGCGCTTTGCTCATAAGGGGTACGGCGGACATGAATGCCCAACTGTTCGCGCAAGCCCGAGCGGCCACCGTCGGCGAGCACCGCAAGGTCGCACTCAAGGCTGGTGTCGTCGTCCAACAGCAGGCGGTAGCCGCCGCCGATGGCCTGCATGGTCTTGACCTCGGCCGGGCAGCGCCAGCTCACCACATCGGCATCCAGGCTCTGCCACAGGCACTGGCCAAGCCAGGCGTTCTCCACGACATAGCCGAGCGCCGGCACGCCCTCCTCGATCGCATCCAGGCGGGTCGCGCCGAAGCGGCCTCGGTCGGAGACCTGGATCTGACTGATCGGCTCAGCGCGTTGGCTGATCACCTGCCACAGGCCTAGGTGCTCATAAATTTGCCGCGTGCCATAGGACAATGCCGAGGAGCGGGCATCATAGCTGGGCTGGAAGCTGTGTCCCGGGGCAAAGGGTTCGATCAGCATGATCTTCCAGCCCCGCGCCTTGGCACCGGCCTGCAGCGCCAAAGCCAGGCTGGCGCCAACCAGTCCACCCCCGATGATCGCCAGATTGACCCGGTTCATGCCGCGTCCTTGCGAGCATCAGCCATCAATGCCTCGATCTCGGAGACCGTACGCGGTACATCGGAGGTCAGAATCTCACAGCCTTGCTTGGTCACCACCACGTCGTCCTCGATCCTTACACCGATGCCGCGCCATTTCTTCGCGACGTTCTGGTTGTCGGCAGCAATGTAGATGCCCGGCTCGACGGTCAGCGCCATGCCCGGCTCGAGCACGCGCCACTGCCCCCCCACCTTGTAGTCACCCACATCGTGCACATCCATGCCCAGCCAGTGTCCGGCGCGGTGCATGTAGAACGCGCGGTGGGCCTCGCTGTCGATCAGCGCCTGCACATCACCCTTGAGCAGCCCCAGCTCCACCAGCCCTTCGGTGATGACCCGCACGGTCGCCTCATGGGCGTGGTTCCAGTGCTTGCCCGGGGCGATCTCGGCGAAAGCGGCGGCCTGGGCCTTGAGCACCAGCTCGTAGATGGCCTTCTGCTCCGGCGAGAAACGCCCGCTGACCGGGAAGGTACGGGTGATGTCGCTGGCGTAGCAGTCGATTTCGCAGCCGGCGTCGATCAGCACCAGGTCGCCATCCTTGAGCGGGGCGTCGTTCTGCTGGTAGTGCAGGATGCAGGCATTGCGCCCTGCCGCGACGATCGAGCCATAGGCAGGCATCTTCGCGCCGCCCTTGCGGAACACGTAGTCCAGCTCGGCTTCCAGGCTGTATTCGTGCAACCCGGCCCGGCACGCCTGCATGGCCCGTACATGAGCCTGCGCGGAAATCTTCGCAGCGGTGCGCATTACCTTCACTTCCGCCGCCGATTTATACAGACGCATGTCGTGCAGCAGGTGATCCAGGGCAACGAATTCGTTCGGAGGCTGGGCGCCAAGCCGCGCCTTGGAGCGGATCACGTTGATCCACTCCATCAGCCGGCGATCGAACTCAGGATTGCTGCCCATGGCGGTATAGACCCGGTCGCGACCTTCGATCAGGCCGGGCAGGATTTCGTCGATATCGGTGATGGGGAAGGCGTCGTCGGCGCCATAGTCGCGGATTGCCCCTTCCTGACCGGCACGTAGGCCATCCCACAGCTCGCGTTCAGGATTGCGCTCGCGGCAGAACAGCACGTACTCGCCATGCTCACGGCCGGGGATCAGGGCGATGACCGCCTCAGGCTCGGGGAAGCCGCTCAGGTACTGGAAGTCGCTGTCCTGGCGGTACACGTGCTCGACGTCGCGGTTGCGGATGGCAACCGCGGCCGCCGGCAGGATGGCGATGCTGTTGGGGACCATCTGCGCCATCAGCGCCTTGCGCCGACGGGCATATTCGGCCTTCGGAATATGGCTCATGGGCAGGACCCCCGGGGTATCAGTGCAGCGATGGCTTGGGTGCGGGCGCGGCGGGTTTGGCCAGCTCGGTGTACAGCAGCAGCGGGGCGACGCGCAGGTACTCCATGACCTCCATGTAGTCGCTCTCGCCGTCCTCGGACTCTTCGAGTGCGTCCTGGACCTGGGAAATGGCCACCAGGTCCTGCAGGACTTCCTTGGCTTCCTCGGAAAGCTCCTTGCCACCGGCATTGAGGCCGAAACCTGTGATGAAGCCCTGGCACCATTGGCCCAGGGCGGTGGCGCGTTCGGTCAGCGGGGCGTCGTCGCCCGGCAGCAGCAGGACGATGGCGATGTCCTCGCCAGTGAGTTCGGCCTTGACCATTTCCTGCAGGCCGAGCAATGCGGCGCGCACGGCGTCCACAGGCTCGTTCTCCAGCGCACCGGCGGCGTCGGCCAGCCAGGAATCGGCGTCGAAGCCCGCACCGGCGCAGCTGCGACCGATCAGCAGGCCGTGCAGTTCGGCCGGGGAGACAGGATGGCCATTGCTGGAAAGCAGCGTGGCGAAGGCGGTGTAGGGCGATTGGGTATTGGGCATGGGCAGCTAGGCGCCAGGCGGCGCAATGACTAGAATGAAGACCTTGTATCCTAGCACCGGCAGGCGCGCCAAGACCATCCGCACTGGCTGTACCGCCCCCGGAAGAGGCATGATCGCCAGGCAGTCAACGAGGGAGCGAATCGAGTGCAACCCATGCCAGAGAACGACCTGCAAGCACTGATGAGCCGATTCGAGTTGCTGATCGAGCGTGTCGAGCAACTAAAACGGCAAAATGCACTCCTACTAGCGCAGGAAAAATCCTGGCGCGAGGAGCGCGCCCACCTCATCGAAAAGAACGAGATCGCAAGGCGCAAGGTCGAGTCGATGATTTTACGCCTCAAGGCCCTGGAGC
Protein-coding regions in this window:
- a CDS encoding YecA family protein — its product is MPNTQSPYTAFATLLSSNGHPVSPAELHGLLIGRSCAGAGFDADSWLADAAGALENEPVDAVRAALLGLQEMVKAELTGEDIAIVLLLPGDDAPLTERATALGQWCQGFITGFGLNAGGKELSEEAKEVLQDLVAISQVQDALEESEDGESDYMEVMEYLRVAPLLLYTELAKPAAPAPKPSLH
- a CDS encoding DUF4442 domain-containing protein, which translates into the protein MSDSRRLARKARMLRWLLNLYPPYVGAGIRVQHISPDMRSIRVRMKLTRWNRNYVGTQFGGSLYSMVDPFYMLLLIERLGREYIVWDKAASIDFIAPGKGPVFAEFHVDDALLEDIRQQTASGKKYLPRLQVDIRDGAGELVARVDKTLYVRLKPQARQA
- the ubiH gene encoding 2-octaprenyl-6-methoxyphenyl hydroxylase, which gives rise to MNRVNLAIIGGGLVGASLALALQAGAKARGWKIMLIEPFAPGHSFQPSYDARSSALSYGTRQIYEHLGLWQVISQRAEPISQIQVSDRGRFGATRLDAIEEGVPALGYVVENAWLGQCLWQSLDADVVSWRCPAEVKTMQAIGGGYRLLLDDDTSLECDLAVLADGGRSGLREQLGIHVRRTPYEQSALIANITPGEAHRGQAFERFTEQGPMALLPLPENRCALVWTRQGMDAQRLAEIDERSFLRELQGVFGYRLGALRQVGGRHLYPLALIEAQEQVRPHLVVLGNAAHSLHPIAGQGFNLSLRDVQSLAEALLAGPQPLGDLATLQAYHQRQQLDQAMTIGFSDQVTRLFGSSQPLLAASRNLGLLGLDLLPPAKRWFARQAMGLGTRPDPRGRA
- the pepP gene encoding Xaa-Pro aminopeptidase, yielding MSHIPKAEYARRRKALMAQMVPNSIAILPAAAVAIRNRDVEHVYRQDSDFQYLSGFPEPEAVIALIPGREHGEYVLFCRERNPERELWDGLRAGQEGAIRDYGADDAFPITDIDEILPGLIEGRDRVYTAMGSNPEFDRRLMEWINVIRSKARLGAQPPNEFVALDHLLHDMRLYKSAAEVKVMRTAAKISAQAHVRAMQACRAGLHEYSLEAELDYVFRKGGAKMPAYGSIVAAGRNACILHYQQNDAPLKDGDLVLIDAGCEIDCYASDITRTFPVSGRFSPEQKAIYELVLKAQAAAFAEIAPGKHWNHAHEATVRVITEGLVELGLLKGDVQALIDSEAHRAFYMHRAGHWLGMDVHDVGDYKVGGQWRVLEPGMALTVEPGIYIAADNQNVAKKWRGIGVRIEDDVVVTKQGCEILTSDVPRTVSEIEALMADARKDAA
- a CDS encoding extracellular solute-binding protein yields the protein MLPRKPLLAALALTLFGGTAQAADEVVVYSSRIDELIKPVFDAYTAKTGVKIKFITDKEAPLMQRIKAEGENGVADLLLTVDAGNLWQAEQMGILQPIKSDVIDQNIPSQYRASSHDWTGLSLRARTIAYSTERVKPHELTTYEALAEKQWEGRLCLRTAKKVYNQSLTATLIENHGEAKTEEIIKGWVNNLSTDVFSDDTAVLQAIEAGQCDVGIVNTYYYGRLHKEKPNLPVKLFWPNQGDRGVHVNLSGIGLTKHAPHPEAAKKLVEWMTGVEAQKLFADINQEFPANPKVKPSDEVAAWGSFKADSIPVEVAGKRQAEAIRLMDRAGWN
- a CDS encoding 2-octaprenyl-3-methyl-6-methoxy-1,4-benzoquinol hydroxylase, with translation MRADLLIVGAGMVGSALALALRHSGLEILLLDGSPLSVRPFDAQGAFEPRVSALSAASQRILERLGAWEGIAARRVSPYSDVHVWDGSGTGQIHFSAASVHAQVLGHIVENRVVQDGLLERLHDSDVGLLPNARLEQMRRSGDEWLLTLADGRTLRAPLVVAADGANSAVRKLTGCATREWDYLHHAIVTSVRCSEAHRATAWQRFTDEGPLAFLPLSQDDEQAWCSIVWSTTPEQAEKLMALDDPAFCEALGRAFEGRLGEVLSADPRVCVPLRQRHAKRYVDEGLALIGDAAHTIHPLAGQGVNLGFLDAAVLAEELERACERGERLADVKVLSRFERRRMPHNLALMAAMEGFERLFQANPLPLRWLRNSGLKLVEQMPEAKALFVRQALGLSGDLPELAKA
- a CDS encoding TIGR02449 family protein codes for the protein MPENDLQALMSRFELLIERVEQLKRQNALLLAQEKSWREERAHLIEKNEIARRKVESMILRLKALEQDS